A segment of the Corynebacterium resistens DSM 45100 genome:
CATGGCTTTCATGGTGATGCCTTACCTAACGTGAGGGTCAAGCCCGCGGGCCAAGTTCTTTTTCCAACACCTCTTGGACCACCTTCATCGCGCTCAAAGCCGCAGGTGCCCCGCAATAACCCGAGGCATGAATCACTGCCTCCGTGATTTCATCGCGCGTCAACCCATTTTCCAACCCTCCGCGCACATGACCGCGCAATTCCTCCGTGGCCCGCAGAGCCACCAACATGCCAATGTTCAGTAGGCTCCGATCCCGCTTCGCCAGCCCCGGCCGGTTCCACACAGCGCCCCACACCGTTGCCGTCACATGTTTTTGCAGCTCCTCCCCATCCTTCCCGGCATTGCGCTGCAGCGCCGCATCCACGAAATCATCCCCCATCACTTCCCGGCGCGTAGCTATTCCGGCCGCGTAGGCTCGCTGCATTGCTTCCTTCAGTTCGGCCGTGCTTTCCTCCTTTGGTTCGACGCCACCGTCCGCCTCACCTGTCACTCGCTGCTCGGTCATTTCTGGTTCTCTCTTTTCCTGTCACTACCTGCGCGATTGCCGTTATGTACCGCGCATCTGGGAAAAATTGTGCCCTCTCCGTTAAGAAAGCGTCAAGATCAGCTAGCCCTCGGGCAAACAAGTGATGAGATCATCAGCATGCTTTATGACGTTTTAATGGTCGCAGTGACCTGTGCGCTTTTCGGCGCCATGGGAGCCGCCCTCAAGGCGGTGGACAAGCTATGAGTTGGGAACTGATTGTCGGCGGAATCCTCGGGATCCTCGCCATCATCTACCTATTGATCGCGTTGCTGAATCCGGAGAAGTTCTCATGAGTGGCACGTTCACAGGGTGGATCCCTGTCATCATCGTCATCATCGCTCTTGCCGGTCTGTATGTTCCGTTGGGCAATTACATGGCAGCTACTTTCACGAGCGAGAAACACAATGGCTTCGAGAAGGTCTTTTACCGCCTCATCGGCGTCAACCCCGATGGGCATCAAAAGTGGACCCGCTACACTGCCAGCCTGCTGGCATTCTCCACGATAAGTGTTGTCTTCCTCTACCTCTTGCAGCGCGTCCAGCAATGGTTGCCACTGAACCACGGCAAGGCACCTGTCAATTGGGACCAAGCGTGGAATACCGCTGTCTCATTCACCACGAACACCAACTGGCAGTCTTACTCTGGTGAAGAGGCAATGACGATCCTCACCCAGATGGCGGGCCTAGCCGTGCAGAACTTCGTCTCGGCTGCGGTTGGTATCACCGTCGCCATCGCACTCATTCGTGGTTTGGCGAACCGCATTGGTAATGGCGTGATCGGCAATTTCTGGGTTGACCTCACCCGGGCCGTGTTCCGAGTCCTCCTACCAATGGCTGTGATTGGTGCGATCCTGCTGATTTCGCAGGGTGCTATTCAGAACTTCCATGCACCCACCACGATCCAGACCATCACCGGTGGGCAACAAACTATTCCCGGCGGTGCCGTGGCATCGCAAGAAGTCATCAAGGAACTCGGCACAAACGGCGGTGGATACTTCAACGCCAACTCTGCCCACCCATTCGAAAACCCGAATGCATGGACAAACATGCTAGAGATCTTCCTGATTCTGGTAATCCCTGTGGCCCTGACCCGCACCTTCGGCAAGATGATTGGCGATACCCGCCAGGGCTGGGCCGTGCTGGCTGCGATGGCTGTGTTGTACTTCACCTCGCTTGCCGTAGTGATGTCCAGTGAGAGTTCCTTGGCTGCGTTCCAAGGTGGTGGCTTGGAGGGCAAGGAATACCGGCTCAACGTTCTGCCTTCGTCGTTCTTCGCTGTAACGACGACGATGACATCCACGGGTGCGGTGGACTCTTTCCACTCCAGTTACCACCCTCTGGCCGGTGGCATGCTGATCCTCGACATGATGCTTGGTGAGATCTCCCCAGGTGGTGTGGGTACTGGCCTTTACGGCATGCTCATGATCGCGCTGCTGAGTGTTTTCGTGGCCGGTTTGATGGTTGGCCGCACGCCCGAATACTTGGGCAAGCGCATCGGAGTTTCCGAGATCACGAAGGTGAGCCTCTACATCTTGGTCATGCCAACTCTGGTGCTGGCCGGAGTGGGCATCTCCGCTATGCTGCCTTCTACTCGCGAATCCGTCTCGGCTTCCGGCCCACATGGTTTCAGCGACATCGTCTACGCCTACACTTCCGCTTCCAACAACAACGGTTCGGCATTCGCCGGTTTCGGCGCCGATACACCTTGGTTCAACATCACTTTGGGCCTGTGCATGCTGCTGGGCCGCTTCCTTCCCATCGTTATGGCGCTAGCCCTCGCAGGAGATTTCGCCAAGCAAAAGCCGGCTGCGGAAACTGCTGGCACTCTTCCTACCCACCGTCCACAGTTCGTGGGTGTCATGGTTGGTATCGCCGTCATCGTCGGCGCCCTTACCTTCCTACCCACCCTGGTTCTCGGCCCATTGACGGAGGCACTGTCATGACTACCTTAAACGCACCCGCGACTGGCAGTTCCGCCAGTTCTGATTCCAGCGCCACGCGCGCAACCACCTCGCATAATCATGGTGAAAAGCAGTCCGGTGGTGCATTTTCCGCTGCCCAACTGAAAGCTGCTTTGCCCCTTGCCATCAAGAAGATGGATCCGCGGGTTTTGTACAAGACCCCGGTCATGTTTTTGGTTGAAGTTGGCGCACTTTTCACCTTCGTTCTAGCAATCGCACACCCCTCCCTATTCACATGGTCGATCACGGTTTGGCTGTGGCTCACTGTGCTTTTCGCTACGCTGGCTGAATCCGTTGCCGAAGGTCGTGGCAAGGCACAAGCTGATGCACTTCGCGCCACCCGCACATCTTCTGATGCTTTGAAGTTCACCGGCACCGAGGTCAATGATTCCCGCCTGGCTCCGGCGTTGGAGAACTCTGGTGCCGGCATCACAGACGTGGCGGAGAAAGTTTCCAGCGAATCACTCCTGCCAGGAGACATCGTTTTGATCAGCGCCGGCAATGTGATCCCAGCCGACGGTGACGTTGTCATGGGCGCTGCCAGTGTGGATGAATCCGCGGTCACGGGTGAGTCCGCACCAGTGATCCGCGAGTCCGGCGGTGACCGTTCCGCGGTCACCGGCGGCACCCGCGTGCTCTCCGATGCCATCGCCGTGCGCGTTACCAGCAAGCCTGGTGAGTCCTTCATGGACCGCATGATCGGCCTAGTCGAAGGCGCTGAGCGCAAGAAGACCCCAAATGAACTGGCCCTGGGCACCCTGCTGATCGTGCTGACCATCATCTTCATGATCGTGGTTCTGGCTTTGGCCCCAATGGCTGCTTTCAACGGTGCCGAACAATCCCCCGTTGTCCTCGTGGCACTACTGGTGTGTTTGATCCCCACCACCATTGGTGCATTGCTGTCGGCCATTGGTATCGCTGGCATGGACCGGCTGGTACAACACAACGTGTTGGCAATGTCTGGTCGTGCTGTGGAGGCCGCCGGTGACGTGGCAACCCTGCTGCTGGATAAGACCGGCACCATCACCATCGGTGACCGCCAGGCCAGCGAATTCGTCACCGTTGGCGAGACCACACAGGAAGAACTGAACTATGCCTGCCAGCTGTCCTCCCTAGCCGATGAAACCCCAGAAGGCCGGTCGGTCGTACTGTTGGCCCAGAAAGAATCCGGACGATCCATCCCGGACGAGACTTTCCGCGAAGCCGAATTCATCCCATTCACCGCCCAAACCCGCATGAGTGGCATTCAGCTACCCGCCGGCGCCGGGGAGTATACCGAATGGGCTTCCTCCAATGGCCAGCCCGGCCCACGCAAGATCGTCAAGGGCGCGGCCTCTGAGGTTGCCAAGCTCGTGGCCAACCTGGGAGGCGACGTTCCTGCAACAACCACCGACGTGGTCAACGACATCTCCAACAGCGGTGGCACCGCGCTGGTTGTTGCCGAAATCGCTCTCGACTCCCAGGGTGAAGACCGCGCCGGTCGAGTCTTGGGCGTCATCCACCTCAAGGACGTCGTCAAGCCAGGCATGACCGAACGTTTCGAACAGTTGCGCAAGATGGGCATCCGCACCGTCATGGTGACCGGTGACAACGCGCTGACTGCTAAGGCCATCGCTGCAGAAGCCGGTGTGGACGACGTGCTTGCAGAAGCCACCCCAGAACAGAAGCTTGAACTCATCCGTAAGGAGCAAGCCAAGGGTCGCCTTGTTGCAATGACCGGTGACGGCACCAACGATGCGCCTGCCCTCGCTCAAGCGGACGTGGGTGTGGCGATGAACACCGGTACCACCGCGGCTAAGGAAGCCGGCAACATGGTGGACCTCGATTCGGACCCCACCAAGCTGATCGACGTCGTGGCTATCGGTAAGCAGCTTCTGATCACCCGCGGTGCGCTGACCACATTCAGTATCGCCAACGATATCGCGAAGTATTTCGCGATCATCCCCGCGATGTTCGTAGTGGCCTTCCCCGGTTTGTCTGCACTGAACATCATGCGCTTGCACTCCCCCGAATCCGCGATCCTCTCGGCCGTGATCTTCAATGCGCTGGTCATCATCGCGCTGATTCCGCTGGCTTTGAAGGGCGTGAAGTATCGCGCCGGGTCCGCAGCCTCCCTGTTATCCCGCAACCTCACGATCTTCGGCCTCGGCGGGGTGATCGTTCCATTCATCGGCATCAAGATTATCGACTTGATCATCTCCGGAGTGTTCGGGCTCTAACCCCATATCCGTGCCCTTCACTCCCCGCATCTCCACGAAAGGAAAGCAAATGGCAAGCGCAACATCCAGCAACGGCCTGCGCCTGGCCTCCACCACGGTGCGCATTTTCTTCTTGCTCACCCTGATCCTCGGCATCGCCTATCCGATCGCGATGGTCGGCGTTGGCCGAATCATGCCGGCAAAGGCCGATGGTTCGATGATCACCAACTCTCATGGCGAGCCGGCGGGCTCTTCTCTGATCGCCCAGGAGGTCACGAAGCCAGGTTTCTTCTTCCCTCGGCCTTCTGCCGCCGGGGATAATGGTTACGACGCCATGAGCTCCTCCGCCACGAACCTGTCCCCTTACAGCAAGGAGCTGCAGGAGGCCATTGCGAAACAGCGTGAGGAAATCGCCAAGCGCGAAAACGTCTCCCTCGATGAGGTTCCGGTAGATGCCGTGACTTCCTCCGGTTCAGGCCTGGACCCGCACATCTCCACCCGCTACGCGAAGCTGCAGGCCCCGCGCGTAGCTAAGGAGCGCGGTATCGACCAGCGGAAGGTGGAGCAGATGGTCTCCGATGCCACGGAAGGCAACTACACCGGTAGCGCGGACGGCCCGCCGGTGAATGTGGTGAAGCTGAACAAAGCCCTCAGTGAACTGAAGTAAATGAAATCCGTTCACCCCGCTGTGCACCCATGATCGGGCGCAGCGGGGCGTCGGTGTAAAAAAGGCACTATACGAGCGCAAACCGAATGCGGCGATGAACCCCGGCGAAGGCCGGTGGGCACCTACGACGCGCGCGGTTGGCGGCCGATGATGTCCTTAGACAACGAGGAGATGTGGCGACCATGACGAAGCGTGGCACGCTGAAGGTCTACCTGGGATTCGCGCCGGGTGTAGGTAAGACATGCGCGATGCTCAGCGAAGCCCACGATTTAGTGGATCGCGGATATGACGTGCTGGTCGGCATAGTGGAAGATCACGGGCGCGCACGCACAAAAAAGCTGACCGAGGGGCTGCCGATCCTGCCCAGGAAGTCCGTGGCGCACCGCGGTGGATCTTATGATGAACTGGATTTGGAAGCTGCCCTAGAAGCCCACCCACAGATCATCTTGGTGGACGAGCTGGCGCACACCGTGGTGGGCACGCAGGAAACCGATGGCGACCGCCCGGTCGAGGGCGCGAAGCGTTGGCACGATGTGTACGCGTTGCTGGATGCCGGGATCGATGTGATTTCAACGATGAATATCCAACATCTGGAATCTCTAAATGATGTGGTTTCGGCAGTGACGGGCACGCGGCAGCGCGAGACCGTGCCGGATCAGGTGCTGCGCGATGCCGACGAGATTGAGCTGGTGGACCTATCCCCCGATGCACTGCGCATCCGCTTGGCGCGAGGTGAAGTGTACCGCCAGCAGCAAGCGGAAACCGCGCTGAACAGTTACTTCCGGGTGGGCAATCTGACGGCACTGCGCGAGCTGAGCCTGTTGTGGTTGGCCGATAAGGTCGATGAGGTTCTGGAGAAGTATCGCGAGGACGAGAAAATCCAGGAGAACTGGCCCGCGCGTGAACGCGTGGTCGTGGCCGTGCAAGGCGATGAGGTTTCTGAGGCTTTGATCCGCCGGGGCGCGCGAATCACCGAGCGCGTGGCTGGCCGCGAGATGCTGGTGGTCTACGTTTTCAGTGCGGATGCAGCGCTGGAAGGTGATCTGCCCCAACGGTTGCAGCGGCTGCAGGAACTGACCGAGTCTCTGGATGGTCAGTGGCGTGTACTGGAGGGCGATGATGTGGCGAACACGCTGCTGGAGTTCGCTCGCACGGTGAATGCCTCCCAGTTAGTGATCGGGCTAGGCACGCGGATGAGCCGGCTGTTTAGCTCCACCGCGCACAAGATCATTGATGGCTCTGGCCGCATCGATGTACACATTGTGTCTACTACCAACGCGAGTTTGAGCGCCAAGGGTAGTAAGGACAGCGAACAAGGTGGCGCCGGTTCGGGTTCGCGGGTGCAGCGTAGCGGGTTTTCGAATATTCCTGCGCTGCTACGCCGGGCGGTTGCGTACGCGCTTGGCGGTTCGCGCAGGCGCGCCAGCGCATTAGATACGTCAAAACAATTAAGCCCGGGGCGCAAACTCGCGGGCTGGGCGTTAGCGCTTCTTGGTCCTATCGCGCTGACCATGTTGATGATGCCTTTAGATCATGAGGAAGGCGCACTGGGGTCCATCTTGCTGGGATACCTGACAATCGCAGTGTTTTCCGCGCTGGCGGGTGGTTTTGGCCCAGCGATTGTGGCTGTGCTGTTCGGCTCAATTCTGGCGAACTGGTTCTTCACCCATCCCTACCGAACGTTGACTGTTACCGAGCCCACCAACTTGGTGCAGATCTTGTTGTT
Coding sequences within it:
- a CDS encoding carboxymuconolactone decarboxylase family protein, translated to MQRAYAAGIATRREVMGDDFVDAALQRNAGKDGEELQKHVTATVWGAVWNRPGLAKRDRSLLNIGMLVALRATEELRGHVRGGLENGLTRDEITEAVIHASGYCGAPAALSAMKVVQEVLEKELGPRA
- the kdpF gene encoding K(+)-transporting ATPase subunit F; the encoded protein is MSWELIVGGILGILAIIYLLIALLNPEKFS
- the kdpA gene encoding potassium-transporting ATPase subunit KdpA, producing the protein MSGTFTGWIPVIIVIIALAGLYVPLGNYMAATFTSEKHNGFEKVFYRLIGVNPDGHQKWTRYTASLLAFSTISVVFLYLLQRVQQWLPLNHGKAPVNWDQAWNTAVSFTTNTNWQSYSGEEAMTILTQMAGLAVQNFVSAAVGITVAIALIRGLANRIGNGVIGNFWVDLTRAVFRVLLPMAVIGAILLISQGAIQNFHAPTTIQTITGGQQTIPGGAVASQEVIKELGTNGGGYFNANSAHPFENPNAWTNMLEIFLILVIPVALTRTFGKMIGDTRQGWAVLAAMAVLYFTSLAVVMSSESSLAAFQGGGLEGKEYRLNVLPSSFFAVTTTMTSTGAVDSFHSSYHPLAGGMLILDMMLGEISPGGVGTGLYGMLMIALLSVFVAGLMVGRTPEYLGKRIGVSEITKVSLYILVMPTLVLAGVGISAMLPSTRESVSASGPHGFSDIVYAYTSASNNNGSAFAGFGADTPWFNITLGLCMLLGRFLPIVMALALAGDFAKQKPAAETAGTLPTHRPQFVGVMVGIAVIVGALTFLPTLVLGPLTEALS
- the kdpB gene encoding potassium-transporting ATPase subunit KdpB, with the protein product MTTLNAPATGSSASSDSSATRATTSHNHGEKQSGGAFSAAQLKAALPLAIKKMDPRVLYKTPVMFLVEVGALFTFVLAIAHPSLFTWSITVWLWLTVLFATLAESVAEGRGKAQADALRATRTSSDALKFTGTEVNDSRLAPALENSGAGITDVAEKVSSESLLPGDIVLISAGNVIPADGDVVMGAASVDESAVTGESAPVIRESGGDRSAVTGGTRVLSDAIAVRVTSKPGESFMDRMIGLVEGAERKKTPNELALGTLLIVLTIIFMIVVLALAPMAAFNGAEQSPVVLVALLVCLIPTTIGALLSAIGIAGMDRLVQHNVLAMSGRAVEAAGDVATLLLDKTGTITIGDRQASEFVTVGETTQEELNYACQLSSLADETPEGRSVVLLAQKESGRSIPDETFREAEFIPFTAQTRMSGIQLPAGAGEYTEWASSNGQPGPRKIVKGAASEVAKLVANLGGDVPATTTDVVNDISNSGGTALVVAEIALDSQGEDRAGRVLGVIHLKDVVKPGMTERFEQLRKMGIRTVMVTGDNALTAKAIAAEAGVDDVLAEATPEQKLELIRKEQAKGRLVAMTGDGTNDAPALAQADVGVAMNTGTTAAKEAGNMVDLDSDPTKLIDVVAIGKQLLITRGALTTFSIANDIAKYFAIIPAMFVVAFPGLSALNIMRLHSPESAILSAVIFNALVIIALIPLALKGVKYRAGSAASLLSRNLTIFGLGGVIVPFIGIKIIDLIISGVFGL
- the kdpC gene encoding K(+)-transporting ATPase subunit C; this encodes MASATSSNGLRLASTTVRIFFLLTLILGIAYPIAMVGVGRIMPAKADGSMITNSHGEPAGSSLIAQEVTKPGFFFPRPSAAGDNGYDAMSSSATNLSPYSKELQEAIAKQREEIAKRENVSLDEVPVDAVTSSGSGLDPHISTRYAKLQAPRVAKERGIDQRKVEQMVSDATEGNYTGSADGPPVNVVKLNKALSELK
- a CDS encoding DUF4118 domain-containing protein, whose product is MTKRGTLKVYLGFAPGVGKTCAMLSEAHDLVDRGYDVLVGIVEDHGRARTKKLTEGLPILPRKSVAHRGGSYDELDLEAALEAHPQIILVDELAHTVVGTQETDGDRPVEGAKRWHDVYALLDAGIDVISTMNIQHLESLNDVVSAVTGTRQRETVPDQVLRDADEIELVDLSPDALRIRLARGEVYRQQQAETALNSYFRVGNLTALRELSLLWLADKVDEVLEKYREDEKIQENWPARERVVVAVQGDEVSEALIRRGARITERVAGREMLVVYVFSADAALEGDLPQRLQRLQELTESLDGQWRVLEGDDVANTLLEFARTVNASQLVIGLGTRMSRLFSSTAHKIIDGSGRIDVHIVSTTNASLSAKGSKDSEQGGAGSGSRVQRSGFSNIPALLRRAVAYALGGSRRRASALDTSKQLSPGRKLAGWALALLGPIALTMLMMPLDHEEGALGSILLGYLTIAVFSALAGGFGPAIVAVLFGSILANWFFTHPYRTLTVTEPTNLVQILLFFVISVAMAAVVDIAERRRAVSNRRLGQAVVLSDLARGALDEGDDIRSLLERLRETFNLRRVDLQQYSKERKKWVTMETTDPGGIGVPWPGKKAPAHVGAGDGMRFVLGGRDLSPAESAMIEAHGARITAIIDREQIDAMRRATAALEAGNRVGTALLTAVSHDLRTPLAGIKAAISGLTMDDVELDDDSRALLMETIESSTDRLETVIGNLLDMGRVNSNTVTVRNMPVQYADVIDAVCAELPEAAQHIDNLVEETTQPVIGDAGLVQRIVANIVINARIYAPHSRIEIRAQVMPDSKAIQLRVIDHGPGFPPEKFNDVFVPFQRLGDHSANTNGLGLGLAVARGFAEAMGGTLEAENTPGGGATLVLTLPAADTEPMAAHSAPHALGSAESRPADSAPEPHPDTSAPAPHPQGTSAPEPHPQGTSAPEPHPDTSTHNPQDTHANTPPAHEETR